The Papaver somniferum cultivar HN1 chromosome 3, ASM357369v1, whole genome shotgun sequence genome includes a region encoding these proteins:
- the LOC113360582 gene encoding protease Do-like 8, chloroplastic, with amino-acid sequence MILSTKHTVLVISINNIILLLNINGRLCKWSTCTRLLRPIKVGQSSDLKVGQQCLAIGNPFGFDHTLAVGVISGLNREINSQAGVTISGGIQTDAAINPGNSGGPLLDSKGNLIGINTAIYTQTGGKVQVAVVNPAK; translated from the exons ATGATCTTGTCAACCAAGCACACTGTGCTTGTTATTAGTATTAATAACATTATTCTCTTGTTGAATATAAACGGGAGATTGTGTAAATGGAGTACATGTACAAGACTGCTGAGGCCAATTAAGGTGGGACAGTCTTCTGATCTAAAAGTTGGCCAGCAGTGTTTAGCGATCGGAAACCCATTTGGATTTGATCACACTCTGGCAGTTGGAGTTATTAGTGGACTAAATAGAGAAATTAACAGCCAAGCTGGAGTTACAATCAGTGGCGGAATTCAGACAGATGCAGCCATCAATCCTGGTAACAG CGGAGGCCCCCTACTCGACTCTAAAGGAAATTTAATTGGGATTAACACTGCAATATATACTCAAACAG GTGGAAAAGTTCAAGTAGCAGTAGTAAACCCTGCAAAGTAA
- the LOC113358552 gene encoding centromere protein O-like isoform X2, which translates to MESNDMEDPSLKNSNNTSFKRKLIVFGDSATRNSNSKMEQFKGQPYAATGMVNYMQGEDHGLDITRARLSNVLRRHEQLKDRLSRDTDKMVYDRLQREFDNARAVQTEERHLNGEQWNDGLLATVRQRVHMELERKAMQGDASMAVNSHFHGKITYRAGTKVICCLEGARIGIQYETSFAGEPCEFYHCVLESKSFLEKMTVIEHTVPFFLPIREAENDLLSSNAMKFIDYVGELVQAYVDRREQIRLIKELYGNQIGELYHSLSYNVIEFVLDDNDCKLTVSLRYADLVSVLPTRIRVLAWPINLKKSLSAAPATNNKKPQAVPARLSYAEDALRTMTLPEAYAEIVLNLPKALREMFQNLGSS; encoded by the exons ATGGAGAGTAACGATATGGAAGACCCGTCTCTGAAAAACAGTAATAATACTAGTTTCAAGAGAAAACTAATCGTGTTTGGGGATTCCGCTACTCGTAATAGTAATAGTAAG ATGGAACAATTTAAGGGGCAACCGTATGCAGCAACTGGAATGGTG AATTATATGCAAGGGGAAGATCATGGTCTGGACATTACGCGGGCTAGAT TGTCGAATGTTTTGAGACGACATGAACAACTTAAGGATCGACTTTCTAG GGATACTGACAAGATGGTTTATGACCGCTTACAAAGAGAATTTGACAATGCTAGAGCAGTTCAAACTGAAG AGAGACACTTAAATGGCGAACAGTGGAATGATGGACTATTAGCTACAGTTAGGCAGCGG GTTCACATGGAGTTAGAAAGAAAAGCAATGCAGGGGGATGCTAGCATGGCAGTGAATTCTCACTTCCATGGGAAAATTACTTATAGAGCAGGAACTAAG GTAATTTGTTGTCTGGAGGGAGCTAGAATTGGCATCCAGTACGAGACATCTTTTGCCG GTGAACCTTGTGAGTTCTATCATTGTGTGCTTGAGAGTAAATCATTTCTTGAAAAAATGACTGTCATTGAACACACGGTTCCATTCTTTTTGCCGATACGAGAAGCAGAAAATGATCTTCTTTCCTCGAATGCAATG AAATTCATCGATTATGTCGGGGAACTTGTTCAGGCTTACGTAGATAGACGAGAGCAG ATTCGCCTAATAAAGGAGTTGTATGGAAATCAAATTGGAGAGCTTTATCATAGCCTCTCTTACAATGTTATTGAATTTGTATTGGACGATAATGATTG CAAGTTGACTGTGAGTCTCAGATATGCAGACCTCGTTAGCGTGCTACCCACTCGTATCAGAGTCTTAGCGTGGCCGATTAATTTGAAAAAGAGTTTATCTGCAGCTCCAGCAACAAACAACAAAAAGCCTCAGGCAGTTCCTGCTCGGCTATCTTATGCCGAGGATGCCTTGCGGACCATGACCCTTCCAGAAG CATACGCAGAGATTGTGCTGAACTTGCCGAAAGCCCTTCGTGAAATGTTTCAGAATCTAGGATCAAGTTAG
- the LOC113358552 gene encoding centromere protein O-like isoform X1, giving the protein MESNDMEDPSLKNSNNTSFKRKLIVFGDSATRNSNSKQMEQFKGQPYAATGMVNYMQGEDHGLDITRARLSNVLRRHEQLKDRLSRDTDKMVYDRLQREFDNARAVQTEERHLNGEQWNDGLLATVRQRVHMELERKAMQGDASMAVNSHFHGKITYRAGTKVICCLEGARIGIQYETSFAGEPCEFYHCVLESKSFLEKMTVIEHTVPFFLPIREAENDLLSSNAMKFIDYVGELVQAYVDRREQIRLIKELYGNQIGELYHSLSYNVIEFVLDDNDCKLTVSLRYADLVSVLPTRIRVLAWPINLKKSLSAAPATNNKKPQAVPARLSYAEDALRTMTLPEAYAEIVLNLPKALREMFQNLGSS; this is encoded by the exons ATGGAGAGTAACGATATGGAAGACCCGTCTCTGAAAAACAGTAATAATACTAGTTTCAAGAGAAAACTAATCGTGTTTGGGGATTCCGCTACTCGTAATAGTAATAGTAAG CAGATGGAACAATTTAAGGGGCAACCGTATGCAGCAACTGGAATGGTG AATTATATGCAAGGGGAAGATCATGGTCTGGACATTACGCGGGCTAGAT TGTCGAATGTTTTGAGACGACATGAACAACTTAAGGATCGACTTTCTAG GGATACTGACAAGATGGTTTATGACCGCTTACAAAGAGAATTTGACAATGCTAGAGCAGTTCAAACTGAAG AGAGACACTTAAATGGCGAACAGTGGAATGATGGACTATTAGCTACAGTTAGGCAGCGG GTTCACATGGAGTTAGAAAGAAAAGCAATGCAGGGGGATGCTAGCATGGCAGTGAATTCTCACTTCCATGGGAAAATTACTTATAGAGCAGGAACTAAG GTAATTTGTTGTCTGGAGGGAGCTAGAATTGGCATCCAGTACGAGACATCTTTTGCCG GTGAACCTTGTGAGTTCTATCATTGTGTGCTTGAGAGTAAATCATTTCTTGAAAAAATGACTGTCATTGAACACACGGTTCCATTCTTTTTGCCGATACGAGAAGCAGAAAATGATCTTCTTTCCTCGAATGCAATG AAATTCATCGATTATGTCGGGGAACTTGTTCAGGCTTACGTAGATAGACGAGAGCAG ATTCGCCTAATAAAGGAGTTGTATGGAAATCAAATTGGAGAGCTTTATCATAGCCTCTCTTACAATGTTATTGAATTTGTATTGGACGATAATGATTG CAAGTTGACTGTGAGTCTCAGATATGCAGACCTCGTTAGCGTGCTACCCACTCGTATCAGAGTCTTAGCGTGGCCGATTAATTTGAAAAAGAGTTTATCTGCAGCTCCAGCAACAAACAACAAAAAGCCTCAGGCAGTTCCTGCTCGGCTATCTTATGCCGAGGATGCCTTGCGGACCATGACCCTTCCAGAAG CATACGCAGAGATTGTGCTGAACTTGCCGAAAGCCCTTCGTGAAATGTTTCAGAATCTAGGATCAAGTTAG